A region from the Panicum hallii strain FIL2 chromosome 1, PHallii_v3.1, whole genome shotgun sequence genome encodes:
- the LOC112878767 gene encoding E3 ubiquitin-protein ligase Os04g0590900-like, with amino-acid sequence MAAVASSSPPATIVGPQPTWVPYEPTRDCSQGLCSMYCPQWCYFIFPPPPPAFDLGGPGSDDSSGPTFSPLVIAIIGVLASAFLLVSYYTIISKYCGTFSSLWNRLFGSGRGRGHGADGGGGGGGGGGSRSQEPWSAVPSDGLDETLINKITVCKYKRGDGFVDSTDCSVCLGEFRDGESLRLLPKCSHAFHLPCIDTWLKSHSNCPLCRCNITFVTVGVVSPSPSPERRGTREERTDNLELVLTIDDDSEQARDEPQDQNAASGNGGGGGEEAPKDCPGRSEDASGIVEIKEDGAPAVRASSSLSDTHREGRMSIADVLQASLEDELMMARESGLLAGSSGTGSSRRLHGEHSNKDGGGGRSGRALPDAAKRLPSVGRSCFSSRSGRGKDSVLPM; translated from the coding sequence atggcggcggtggcgtcgTCTTCTCCTCCTGCTACAATTGTTGGGCCGCAGCCGACGTGGGTGCCCTATGAGCCAACCAGGGACTGCTCCCAGGGCCTCTGCAGCATGTACTGTCCGCAGTGGTGCTACTTCATCttcccgcccccgccgccggccttcGACCTCGGCGGCCCCGGCAGCGACGACTCCTCCGGCCCCACCTTCTCGCCCCTCGTCATCGCCATCATCGGCGTGCTCGCCAGCGCCTTCCTCCTCGTCAGCTACTACACCATCATCTCCAAGTATTGCGGCACCTTCAGCTCCTTGTGGAACAGGTTGTTCGGCTCCGGCAGGGGCCGTGGCCATGGCGCcgacggtggcggtggcggcggcggcggcggcggctcgcgaaGTCAGGAGCCGTGGAGCGCCGTGCCGTCGGACGGGCTGGACGAGACGCTGATCAACAAGATCACGGTGTGCAAGTACAAGCGCGGCGACGGGTTCGTGGACAGCACCGACTGCTCCGTCTGCCTAGGCGAGTTCCGGGACGGCGAGAGCCTCCGGCTGCTCCCCAAGTGCAGCCACGCCTTCCACCTGCCGTGCATCGACACGTGGCTCAAGTCGCACTCCAACTGCCCGCTCTGCCGCTGCAACATCACGTTCGTCACCGTCGGGGTggtgtcgccgtcgccgtcgccggaacgcCGCGGCACGCGGGAGGAACGGACAGACAACCTCGAGCTGGTCCTGACCATAGACGACGACTCGGAGCAGGCGCGCGACGAGCCACAGGATCAGAATGCGGCCagcggcaacggcggcggcggcggtgaggaggCGCCGAAAGATTGTCCGGGGAGATCAGAGGATGCCAGCGGCATTGTCGAGATCAAGGAGGACGGCGCGCCGGCAGTGAGGGCGTCGTCGTCGCTGTCGGACACGCACCGTGAAGGCCGCATGTCCATCGCCGACGTGCTGCAGGCCAGCCTGGAGGACGAGCTGATGATGGCCCGGGAGAGCGGCCTCCTGGCGGGCTCCTCGGGGACGGGGTCGTCAAGGCGGCTCCACGGGGAGCACAGCAacaaggacggcggcggcggccgcagcggcCGCGCATTGCCGGATGCAGCGAAGAGATTGCCGTCGGTGGGAAGATCTTGCTTCAGCAGCAGGAGCGGCAGGGGAAAGGATTCAGTTCTTCCGATGTGA
- the LOC112880434 gene encoding transcription factor bHLH94-like has protein sequence MSALVDALCAPPGDASALIYDTFNAASFLFDGPAAAALYDGAGIVECPAPAQQQQQAAEAAGETQAATSSAPTRVRKRRRRARSCKSREETETQRMTHIAVERNRRRQMNEYLAALRSLMPEPYVQRGDQASIVGGAIEFVKELEHQLQCLEAQKRTLLVHQHKAAKPDATPMHHSSGSTKATAGTTACVESAAAATTTSNCSSSVTEDAADHAPPPPFAQFFTYPQYVWCHSPRDPASSSSAEDGGRPGVADIEVSLVETHASLRVMTPRRPGQLLGLVTGLQALRLGVLHLSVTTLESLALYSISVKVEEGCSLATVEDIAAAAHHVLCLIDAAEATEQQQEEEEVLAASGPR, from the exons ATGTCGGCGCTAGTGGACGCGCTGTGCGCGCCGCCCGGCGACGCATCGGCGCTCATCTACGACACCTTCAACGCCGCCAGCTTCCTCTTCGAcggccccgcggcggcggcgctctaCGACGGCGCCGGCATTGTCGAGTGCCCGGCGCccgcgcagcagcagcagcaggctgcCGAGGCCGCGGGGGAGACGCAGGCGGCGACGTCGTCGGCGCCGACCAGGGtcaggaagcggcggcggcgggcgcggagctGCAAGTCCAGGGAGGAGACCGAGACCCAGCGGATGACGCACATCGCCGTGGAGCGCAACCGCCGCCGACAGATGAACGAGTACCTCGCCGCGCTCCGCTCCCTCATGCCGGAGCCCTACGTCCAGAGG GGCGACCAAGCTTCCATTGTCGGAGGGGCAATCGAGTTCGTGAAGGAGCTCGAGCACCAGCTGCAGTGCCTCGAGGCGCAGAAGCGAACACTCCTGGTTCATCAGCACAAGGCGGCCAAGCCCGACGCGACGCCGATGCACCACTCCAGCGGCAGCACCAAGGCCACAGCCGGTACCACGGCCTGCGTGGagtccgcggcggcggcgacgacgacgagcaactgcagcagcagcgtgaccgaggacgcggccgaccacgcgccgccgcccccgttcGCGCAGTTCTTCACGTACCCGCAGTACGTGTGGTGCCACTCGCCGCGCGACcccgcgtcgtcgtcgtcggcggAGGACGGCGGGCGGCCGGGGGTGGCCGACATCGAGGTGTCCCTGGTGGAGACGCACGCCAGCCTCCGCGTGATGACGCCGCGGCGGCCCGGGCAGCTGCTCGGCCTCGTCACCGGGCTGCAGGCGCTCCGCCTCGGCGTGCTCCACCTCAGCGTCACCACGCTGGAGTCCCTGGCCCTCTACTCCATCAGCGTCAAG GTGGAGGAAGGGTGCAGCCTGGCGACGGTGGAGGACATCGCCGCGGCCGCGCACCACGTGCTCTGCCTCATCGACGCCGCCGAGGCcaccgagcagcagcaggaggaggaggaggtgctcgccgcctcgggcccgcgATAG